Proteins co-encoded in one Metabacillus sp. KUDC1714 genomic window:
- a CDS encoding TetR/AcrR family transcriptional regulator, which yields MARERKFSTEDLFKATKELLLDIGYEGFTFSLLADRLHVARGTLYKYYENKDELITDFMIYEMQQFLLELEQIKDVKGFEAQFDFLLNLIFSHSEVQHLIGIAQQIPKESNEKVRANINHLEKHHLDMYHHLQAFVELGRKENVLKQAIPDGLVLGFIFQTIAIPNHFGVPYNEWVESIKHIISHGMFTPR from the coding sequence ATGGCACGCGAGCGGAAATTTTCGACAGAGGATTTATTCAAAGCTACAAAAGAACTACTTCTTGATATTGGCTATGAAGGTTTTACATTTAGTCTCCTTGCTGATCGTTTACATGTAGCTCGAGGGACTTTGTATAAATACTATGAGAATAAAGATGAATTAATAACAGATTTTATGATTTATGAAATGCAACAATTTTTATTAGAACTAGAACAAATTAAGGATGTTAAAGGTTTTGAAGCACAATTTGACTTCCTGTTAAATCTCATATTTAGTCATAGTGAAGTTCAGCACCTAATAGGGATTGCTCAACAAATTCCAAAAGAATCAAATGAAAAGGTAAGAGCAAATATCAATCATTTAGAAAAACATCATCTGGATATGTATCACCATTTACAAGCATTTGTTGAACTCGGAAGAAAAGAAAACGTCTTAAAACAAGCAATACCAGACGGATTGGTATTAGGTTTTATATTTCAAACGATCGCCATTCCGAACCATTTCGGAGTGCCATACAATGAATGGGTGGAATCGATTAAGCATATTATTAGTCATGGAATGTTCACACCTAGATAA
- a CDS encoding DUF402 domain-containing protein has product MVNLSTPSPQRYDQMKERKIRYDSTVVEHSCLVLETKNQNIVLFHKIVDSFTMKANETKLTIPKGSYTIAYYWNDRPYNLYIWRDNKGNYLGAYFNIIKNTYMNDHFVSFEDLIIDIMVLPSGEYFILDEDELPEPLDHFENGYVQHTLNLLTDTIDIFLSKVISETENTYSHEELFPWLNRVKT; this is encoded by the coding sequence ATGGTCAATTTAAGTACACCAAGTCCGCAACGTTATGATCAAATGAAAGAGAGAAAAATACGGTACGACTCCACAGTTGTAGAACATAGCTGTCTAGTGTTAGAAACAAAAAATCAAAATATCGTGCTTTTTCATAAAATAGTAGATTCTTTTACAATGAAAGCAAATGAAACAAAATTAACCATACCCAAAGGTAGTTATACAATTGCATATTACTGGAATGATCGTCCATATAATTTGTACATCTGGAGAGATAATAAAGGAAATTATTTAGGTGCTTATTTTAATATTATAAAAAATACTTATATGAATGATCATTTTGTATCTTTTGAGGATTTGATTATTGATATTATGGTTCTCCCAAGTGGAGAATACTTTATTTTAGACGAGGATGAGTTACCAGAGCCATTAGATCATTTTGAAAATGGGTATGTTCAACATACTCTAAACTTATTAACAGATACAATTGATATTTTTCTATCCAAAGTTATTTCAGAAACTGAGAATACTTATAGTCATGAAGAACTTTTTCCTTGGCTGAATAGAGTTAAAACCTAG
- the putP gene encoding sodium/proline symporter PutP, with translation MVNLQLILSICVYMVGMLLIGYYAYKRTSNLSDYMLGGRNLGPAVTALSAGASDMSGWLMMGLPGAMYSTGLSATWIVIGLTLGAWANWLYVAPRLRTYTEKANDSITIPAFLENRFNDTTMILRLFSGIIIIIFFTFYVSSGMVSGGVLFNSILNLDYHTGLWLITGVVVAYTLFGGFLAVSWTDFVQGIIMIVALILVPVVTLLHVGGPTEAVTEIRSIDLDLLDIFQGTSLLGIISLFAWGLGYFGQPHIIVRFMAITSVREIKKARRIGMSWMIFSSIGAILTGFLGIAYYSKEGMKISDPETIFIELGNILFHPIITGFLISAILAAVMSTISSQLLVTSSSLTEDLYKTFFRRSASDKELVFMGRLSVLVVSILALCLAWTQNNSILGLVSYAWAGFGAAFGPVIILSLYWSRMTKWGALAGMIIGAVTVIVWSKLGLSDVLYEIIPGFAASLLAVYIVSLLTSKPSVQVSEKFSEITKSM, from the coding sequence ATGGTTAATTTACAGCTGATTTTATCGATTTGCGTTTATATGGTTGGGATGCTTTTAATTGGTTATTATGCGTATAAACGTACTTCAAATCTATCAGATTATATGCTCGGGGGAAGAAACCTTGGTCCGGCAGTAACAGCGTTAAGTGCTGGTGCATCGGATATGAGTGGCTGGCTTATGATGGGCTTGCCTGGTGCTATGTATTCGACTGGCTTATCAGCTACCTGGATTGTCATTGGTCTAACATTGGGGGCATGGGCTAACTGGCTTTATGTTGCACCGAGGTTGCGTACATATACTGAAAAGGCAAATGACTCAATTACGATACCAGCATTTCTAGAAAATCGTTTTAATGACACAACAATGATTCTGCGTTTATTTTCAGGAATTATTATCATCATCTTTTTCACCTTTTATGTTTCTTCTGGAATGGTATCAGGCGGGGTATTGTTTAATAGTATTTTAAATCTTGATTACCATACCGGTTTATGGTTAATTACTGGGGTAGTTGTAGCCTATACATTATTTGGTGGATTCTTGGCGGTTAGTTGGACTGATTTTGTACAAGGAATTATTATGATTGTTGCATTAATATTAGTGCCTGTTGTGACATTGCTTCACGTTGGCGGTCCAACAGAAGCTGTTACTGAAATTCGTTCGATTGATCTTGATCTGCTAGATATATTTCAAGGAACAAGTTTACTCGGCATTATTTCATTATTTGCCTGGGGTCTTGGCTATTTTGGACAACCACATATCATTGTCCGTTTTATGGCGATTACATCAGTAAGAGAAATAAAGAAGGCCCGTCGCATCGGAATGAGCTGGATGATTTTTTCAAGTATCGGTGCAATACTAACAGGTTTTCTTGGCATTGCCTACTATTCAAAAGAAGGTATGAAAATCAGTGATCCTGAAACGATTTTTATTGAATTAGGAAATATTCTGTTCCATCCAATCATAACCGGCTTTTTAATTTCTGCCATTTTAGCTGCAGTTATGAGTACAATTTCGTCACAATTACTAGTGACATCAAGCTCATTAACAGAAGACTTATACAAAACCTTTTTCCGCAGATCGGCGTCTGATAAAGAATTAGTCTTCATGGGACGTTTATCTGTATTAGTTGTATCCATCCTGGCTTTATGCTTAGCGTGGACCCAAAATAACTCGATACTTGGTCTTGTAAGCTACGCTTGGGCTGGATTTGGTGCTGCATTTGGGCCTGTTATTATTTTAAGTTTATATTGGAGTAGAATGACAAAATGGGGCGCCCTTGCTGGGATGATTATTGGTGCGGTAACAGTTATTGTTTGGTCGAAATTGGGGTTATCTGATGTGTTATACGAAATTATTCCAGGGTTTGCTGCTAGCCTTTTAGCTGTTTATATTGTGAGTTTACTAACTTCTAAGCCCTCTGTGCAGGTAAGTGAGAAGTTTAGTGAGATTACGAAATCGATGTGA
- a CDS encoding DHA2 family efflux MFS transporter permease subunit, with protein MDHSINKPDRPKYGILAVLMIGAFIAFLNNTLLNIALPSIMIDLDIETATVQWLTTGFMLVNGIMIPTTAYLIQKYSVRHLFIAAMGLFTIGTLIAGIAEIFPILLAGRMLQASGSAIMMPLLMNVMLVSFPVEKRGAAMGVFGLILMAAPAIGPTLSGWIIEHYDWRMLFHFVTPIAIIVLLIGFFLLKDKKEKVDIRLDIFSLLLSSIGFGGILYGFSSAGSKGWASPQVYLTIIVGIISLLSFIVRQTKLERPMLNFSIFKYPMFALSSSITMVLNMAMFSGMLLLPIYVQTIRGISPFDAGLMMLPGALAMALMSPITGRLFDKFGGRVLSIIGLSITTVTTYFFSTLSLDTTYTYLMILHAVRMFGMSMVMMPVSTNGLNQLPARFYPHGTAMNNTLNQVSGAIGTALLVTIMSNRTESTTTELAVDATKNIVGEPTKAALADMQQQIAIQAMLEGINFAFFIAAFIAAVALILSFFIKRAKPAEDLNEQKSSYEKVGSAV; from the coding sequence ATGGATCATTCCATAAATAAGCCTGATCGTCCAAAATACGGCATCCTTGCTGTCTTGATGATAGGTGCGTTTATTGCATTTTTAAACAATACATTACTAAATATTGCTTTACCATCAATTATGATCGATTTAGATATTGAAACAGCGACTGTCCAATGGTTAACGACAGGTTTTATGTTAGTAAATGGAATTATGATTCCAACAACTGCATACTTAATTCAAAAATATTCTGTTCGACATCTTTTCATAGCTGCAATGGGATTGTTTACGATTGGAACACTTATCGCAGGGATTGCAGAAATATTTCCTATATTATTAGCAGGTAGAATGCTACAAGCTTCTGGTTCGGCCATTATGATGCCGCTCTTAATGAATGTTATGCTAGTTAGCTTTCCGGTAGAAAAAAGGGGAGCAGCGATGGGGGTTTTTGGCTTGATTTTGATGGCGGCACCAGCAATTGGTCCGACTTTATCAGGCTGGATTATCGAGCATTATGACTGGAGAATGCTCTTCCACTTTGTCACGCCAATTGCGATTATCGTTCTTTTAATTGGTTTTTTCTTACTTAAAGATAAAAAGGAAAAAGTCGATATCCGTCTAGATATATTTTCACTTTTATTATCAAGCATAGGTTTTGGTGGTATCCTCTATGGTTTTAGTTCCGCTGGAAGTAAAGGGTGGGCTAGTCCTCAAGTTTACTTAACAATTATCGTTGGGATTATTTCATTACTATCGTTTATCGTACGTCAAACAAAATTAGAACGACCAATGCTTAACTTCAGTATCTTTAAATATCCAATGTTTGCTTTATCTTCATCAATTACGATGGTCTTAAATATGGCGATGTTTTCAGGTATGCTGCTTTTACCAATTTATGTCCAAACAATTCGTGGCATATCTCCATTTGATGCTGGACTAATGATGCTGCCAGGAGCGCTTGCGATGGCCCTCATGTCACCGATTACTGGAAGATTATTTGATAAATTTGGTGGACGTGTATTATCAATTATTGGTTTAAGTATTACAACAGTAACGACATATTTTTTTAGTACATTATCACTAGATACGACATACACGTACCTAATGATCTTGCATGCTGTTAGAATGTTCGGAATGTCAATGGTTATGATGCCTGTCTCAACAAATGGCTTAAATCAATTACCAGCACGTTTTTATCCGCATGGTACTGCCATGAACAATACGTTAAACCAGGTTTCTGGAGCGATTGGAACAGCGTTATTGGTTACAATCATGTCTAATCGTACAGAATCAACTACAACAGAGTTAGCAGTTGATGCAACAAAAAATATCGTTGGCGAACCAACAAAAGCTGCACTTGCTGACATGCAACAACAAATTGCTATCCAAGCCATGTTAGAAGGTATTAATTTTGCATTCTTTATCGCAGCATTTATTGCAGCAGTAGCACTGATTCTCTCTTTCTTTATTAAGCGAGCAAAACCAGCTGAAGATCTAAATGAACAAAAATCTTCTTATGAAAAAGTAGGTTCAGCTGTGTAA
- a CDS encoding MFS transporter — translation MNSVNEHAMGNWKKNIILFLSSQTISLFGSALVQYAIMWYVTLTTESGVMMTLFIICGFIPTFILSPIAGVWADRYNRKILIILSDALIALATLILAIVFLMGYDATWLLFVMAAIRAIGTGIQTPAVGAILPQIVPKDRLTKVNGTNGSLQAIIMFVAPMVSAALLSMASIEIILFIDVITAVIAIFTLLAFFQIPLHEKASEKLTTSYFNDFKQGVIYINKHDFLKTFFLFFAIFFVLMAPAAFLTPLQVTRSFGDDVWRLTAIEIAFSIGMMAGGGIIASWGGFQNKVHTMTFASLLMGACTFALGIVPIFWMYLIFMAVFGLAMPIFNTPTTVLLQEKIDENYLGRIFGVFGMISTSMMPIGMLIFGPIADIMKIEWLLIGTGLLILILSFFLGRNKVLIETGKPVLKVPSLDSKG, via the coding sequence ATGAACTCAGTAAATGAACATGCAATGGGAAATTGGAAAAAGAATATTATTCTCTTTTTAAGTAGTCAGACGATCTCACTTTTTGGTTCGGCCTTAGTTCAATATGCGATTATGTGGTATGTAACGCTAACTACGGAGTCAGGTGTGATGATGACGTTGTTTATCATTTGTGGCTTCATTCCAACCTTTATTTTATCCCCTATAGCAGGGGTATGGGCGGATCGCTACAATCGAAAAATCTTGATTATTTTATCAGATGCACTAATTGCGCTTGCGACATTGATACTCGCAATTGTATTTTTAATGGGGTATGATGCGACTTGGTTACTTTTTGTCATGGCTGCTATTCGTGCAATCGGGACAGGAATTCAAACCCCAGCGGTCGGTGCTATTTTACCGCAAATCGTGCCAAAGGATAGGCTGACGAAAGTAAATGGTACTAATGGAAGTCTGCAAGCAATCATTATGTTCGTGGCTCCAATGGTTAGCGCGGCACTATTGTCAATGGCTTCCATCGAAATAATTCTCTTTATCGATGTCATTACTGCGGTGATTGCAATTTTCACGCTACTTGCATTTTTTCAAATTCCTCTGCATGAGAAGGCATCCGAAAAACTAACAACTAGCTATTTCAACGACTTTAAACAAGGCGTAATATATATTAATAAACATGATTTTCTAAAGACGTTCTTTCTGTTTTTTGCCATTTTCTTTGTCTTAATGGCACCTGCTGCATTTTTAACACCACTGCAGGTTACCCGTAGCTTTGGAGATGATGTTTGGCGACTAACAGCAATCGAAATTGCTTTTTCAATTGGCATGATGGCTGGTGGAGGAATAATCGCGTCTTGGGGAGGTTTTCAAAATAAGGTTCATACGATGACATTTGCAAGTCTTTTAATGGGTGCTTGTACATTTGCACTAGGTATTGTTCCTATCTTTTGGATGTATTTAATATTTATGGCCGTATTTGGACTTGCGATGCCTATTTTTAATACGCCAACAACTGTATTATTACAGGAGAAAATAGATGAGAATTATCTAGGACGGATTTTTGGTGTATTTGGGATGATTTCTACTTCAATGATGCCGATTGGGATGCTCATTTTCGGTCCAATCGCGGATATAATGAAAATTGAATGGTTACTGATAGGAACAGGATTACTAATCTTAATACTTTCTTTTTTCTTAGGCAGGAACAAAGTATTAATAGAAACAGGAAAGCCTGTTTTAAAGGTTCCCTCTCTTGATAGTAAAGGGTGA
- the pruA gene encoding L-glutamate gamma-semialdehyde dehydrogenase: MTTAYKHEPFTDFSIEENRIAFEKALANVNEIMGKAYPLVINGEKISTEDKIVSYNPANKKEVVGIVSKANKEHASMAIQAAAEAFEEWRYWNPEERANILFRAAAIIRRKKHDFSALLVKEAGKPWNEADADTAEAIDFLEYYGRQMIELAKGKPVNSREGEINKYIYTPTGVTVVIPPWNFLFAIMAGTTVAPIVTGNTVVLKPASTTPVIAALFVEVLEEAGLPKGVVNFVPGSGAEVGDYLVDHPKTSIITFTGSREVGTRIFERAAKVQPGQMHLKRVIAEMGGKDTVVVDKDCDLELAAQSIFASAFGFAGQKCSAGSRAVVHAEVYDQVLQRVVEITEQKITGNPEHADTYMGPVIDQSSYDKIMDYIRIGGEEGRLMSGGKGDNSKGYFIEPTIFADLDPNSRLMQEEIFGPVVAFAKAKDFDEALKIANNTEYGLTGAVITKNRQHIERAKHEFHVGNLYFNRNCTGAIVGYHPFGGFKMSGTDSKAGGPDYLALHMQAKTISEML; the protein is encoded by the coding sequence ATGACAACAGCTTACAAGCATGAACCATTTACTGACTTTAGCATTGAGGAAAACCGTATTGCGTTTGAAAAGGCACTTGCCAATGTAAATGAAATAATGGGAAAAGCTTATCCACTTGTGATAAATGGAGAAAAAATTTCAACAGAGGATAAAATTGTTTCTTATAATCCCGCTAATAAAAAAGAGGTTGTCGGTATTGTATCGAAAGCGAACAAAGAACATGCGTCCATGGCTATCCAAGCTGCAGCGGAGGCATTTGAAGAGTGGAGATATTGGAATCCAGAAGAAAGGGCGAATATTCTATTTAGAGCTGCTGCGATTATTCGTCGTAAAAAGCATGACTTTTCTGCTCTACTCGTTAAAGAAGCTGGTAAGCCATGGAATGAGGCTGATGCGGATACGGCTGAAGCAATTGACTTTTTGGAATACTATGGTCGCCAAATGATTGAATTAGCAAAAGGAAAGCCAGTGAATAGCCGAGAAGGTGAGATCAATAAATATATTTACACGCCAACAGGAGTAACAGTTGTCATCCCGCCATGGAATTTTTTATTTGCGATTATGGCTGGTACAACTGTTGCACCAATTGTGACAGGAAATACAGTCGTTCTAAAACCTGCTAGTACTACCCCGGTAATTGCTGCTTTATTCGTTGAAGTGTTAGAAGAAGCAGGTTTACCGAAGGGGGTTGTAAACTTTGTTCCTGGTAGTGGCGCTGAAGTCGGCGACTATTTAGTCGACCATCCAAAAACAAGTATTATTACGTTTACAGGTTCTCGTGAAGTTGGTACACGTATTTTTGAACGTGCTGCAAAGGTTCAACCAGGGCAAATGCATTTAAAACGCGTCATTGCTGAAATGGGTGGAAAAGATACAGTCGTTGTCGACAAAGACTGTGATTTGGAACTAGCTGCTCAATCCATTTTCGCTTCTGCGTTTGGATTTGCCGGTCAGAAATGCTCTGCAGGCTCCCGTGCTGTAGTTCATGCAGAAGTTTATGATCAAGTGCTTCAACGTGTTGTGGAAATTACAGAACAAAAAATCACTGGCAACCCAGAACATGCAGACACGTATATGGGTCCCGTTATTGATCAAAGTTCTTATGATAAAATTATGGATTACATTCGAATTGGCGGGGAAGAAGGCCGCTTAATGAGCGGTGGTAAAGGTGATAATTCGAAAGGTTACTTTATCGAACCAACAATCTTTGCTGATTTAGATCCTAATTCTCGCCTCATGCAGGAAGAAATCTTTGGTCCTGTTGTGGCGTTTGCAAAAGCTAAAGACTTTGATGAGGCTCTAAAAATTGCAAACAACACTGAATATGGCTTAACAGGTGCTGTCATTACAAAAAACAGACAACATATTGAGCGCGCAAAACATGAATTCCATGTAGGGAACTTATATTTTAATCGAAACTGTACAGGTGCAATCGTTGGCTATCATCCATTTGGCGGCTTCAAAATGTCTGGAACAGATTCAAAGGCAGGTGGTCCAGATTACTTAGCTCTTCATATGCAAGCAAAAACAATTAGTGAAATGCTGTAA
- a CDS encoding proline dehydrogenase family protein, with translation MQVITRDFFLYLSKNKALNRAAQNWGGNIAAGKIVGGLDFPSSIKFIKELNEEGLSVTVDHLGEFVTSHEIARERTAECIQTIENITVQGLDSQVSLKMTSLGLDIDKKLVYENMTRILDIAEKHHIMVTIDMEDEQRCQKILDIFKDFKQRYTYISTVLQAYLYRTEDDMKDLNQYNPFLRLVKGAYKESAKVAFPDKADVDENYKKIIKMHLLNGNYTAIATHDDAMIDYTKKLVKEHHIPTTQFEFQMLYGMRTATQKELVKEGYKMRVYVPYGNDWYGYFMRRLAERPSNIAFALKGMTQK, from the coding sequence GTGCAGGTTATTACAAGAGACTTTTTCTTATATCTATCAAAAAACAAAGCGTTGAATCGAGCAGCCCAAAATTGGGGAGGGAATATTGCTGCTGGCAAAATTGTTGGTGGTCTAGATTTTCCTAGCTCAATTAAGTTTATTAAAGAGCTAAATGAGGAAGGTTTATCCGTTACAGTGGATCATTTAGGTGAGTTTGTGACAAGCCATGAGATAGCAAGAGAAAGAACAGCTGAGTGTATTCAGACGATTGAGAATATCACAGTACAAGGTTTAGATTCACAAGTATCACTAAAAATGACGTCATTAGGCTTAGATATTGATAAGAAACTTGTTTATGAAAATATGACTAGAATCCTTGACATCGCGGAAAAGCACCACATAATGGTCACAATTGATATGGAAGATGAACAACGTTGTCAAAAAATACTTGATATTTTCAAAGACTTTAAACAACGCTATACCTATATTAGTACTGTTCTACAAGCCTATTTATATCGTACGGAAGATGATATGAAGGATTTAAATCAATACAATCCATTTCTTCGTCTAGTAAAGGGTGCCTATAAAGAATCAGCTAAAGTTGCATTTCCTGATAAAGCGGATGTTGATGAAAATTACAAAAAAATTATTAAAATGCATTTATTAAATGGGAATTACACAGCCATTGCCACACATGATGATGCAATGATTGACTATACAAAAAAACTAGTAAAAGAACACCATATCCCAACAACTCAATTTGAGTTTCAAATGCTATACGGAATGCGCACGGCAACACAAAAGGAATTGGTCAAAGAGGGCTATAAAATGCGTGTTTATGTTCCGTACGGGAATGACTGGTATGGCTATTTTATGAGACGGCTTGCTGAGCGTCCATCAAATATTGCTTTTGCTTTAAAAGGAATGACACAAAAATAA
- a CDS encoding TetR/AcrR family transcriptional regulator, with protein MNDRKQHVIKMSHQLFIDKGFQATSIQDILDYSGISKGTFYNYFSSKSELLIALFKAIYKKMEQDRNELLIGQDPTSIEIFIKQIELQMNTNKKNKLIALFEEVLVSNDPELKQFIKMGQLKNLQWIYKRFLEIFGENKRKYLLDCAIMFMGILHHNVKYYVMAHGSNSSMHQVVSYSVERVANIVNEVAASGEQLIKPETLENWIPENNRTDQALQQKISETILTLKKSLYLHEGQANYNELIDFIQDELLHSKKPRKFLIETSLLPLKNVQDTIVKELVEKLAQLVANYFSILKEIE; from the coding sequence ATGAACGATCGGAAACAGCATGTAATAAAAATGTCGCATCAATTATTTATTGACAAAGGTTTTCAAGCCACATCTATTCAAGATATATTGGACTACAGTGGTATTTCAAAAGGTACATTTTATAATTATTTTTCATCTAAAAGTGAATTATTAATCGCTTTATTTAAAGCCATTTATAAGAAGATGGAACAAGACCGGAATGAGCTACTTATTGGCCAAGATCCTACTTCAATTGAAATCTTCATAAAGCAAATTGAATTACAAATGAACACAAATAAAAAAAATAAATTGATTGCGCTTTTTGAAGAAGTCCTTGTCTCCAACGACCCAGAGCTCAAACAATTTATTAAAATGGGGCAATTAAAAAATCTTCAGTGGATATACAAGCGTTTCTTAGAAATCTTTGGTGAAAATAAACGAAAATATTTATTAGATTGTGCAATAATGTTCATGGGAATTTTGCATCATAACGTAAAGTATTATGTCATGGCACATGGTTCAAACTCCAGCATGCATCAAGTAGTCTCATATAGTGTTGAAAGAGTTGCGAACATCGTCAATGAAGTGGCAGCATCTGGAGAGCAACTAATCAAACCTGAGACTTTAGAGAACTGGATTCCAGAAAACAACAGAACCGACCAGGCACTTCAACAAAAGATTTCTGAAACGATATTAACTTTGAAAAAAAGTCTATACTTACATGAAGGACAGGCAAATTACAACGAGTTAATAGACTTTATCCAAGATGAACTATTACACTCAAAGAAACCTCGAAAATTTCTGATTGAAACTAGCCTGTTACCACTAAAAAATGTTCAGGATACTATAGTAAAGGAACTAGTTGAAAAGCTTGCTCAACTAGTTGCTAATTACTTTTCTATTTTAAAAGAAATAGAGTAA
- a CDS encoding TetR/AcrR family transcriptional regulator: MAPLNEEQLHQIRDDRKVQIKHVALKVFAKYGINGTKMSMIAKEAGVSQGLFYRYFKSKDELFMMLIQEAMEESVSSIEKIYSLSVPPKEKIRTLTEVILDDGGKYYFMLIHQAHTSSGVSEKTKQLLEQYPLKLYIDLLLPLFREGQRVGEIVEGDLEEMISSYLSILSGVMVINSQENSFYQIPKVDLLMRILTKS; the protein is encoded by the coding sequence ATGGCTCCGCTAAACGAAGAACAGCTTCATCAAATTCGTGATGATCGTAAAGTACAAATCAAGCATGTAGCGCTTAAAGTCTTTGCAAAGTATGGAATTAATGGTACTAAAATGAGCATGATTGCTAAAGAAGCAGGGGTTAGTCAAGGACTCTTCTATCGTTACTTTAAATCAAAAGATGAACTTTTCATGATGCTTATTCAGGAGGCAATGGAAGAGTCGGTTTCTTCAATAGAGAAAATCTATAGCCTATCTGTCCCGCCTAAAGAGAAAATTAGAACTTTGACTGAGGTTATTCTTGACGATGGTGGAAAGTATTATTTCATGCTTATTCATCAAGCACATACTTCTAGTGGAGTTTCGGAAAAAACAAAACAGTTACTTGAACAGTATCCATTAAAATTGTATATTGACCTTTTGCTTCCCTTATTCAGGGAAGGTCAGCGGGTTGGCGAAATCGTAGAAGGGGATTTGGAAGAAATGATTTCTAGCTATTTATCAATTCTTTCTGGAGTAATGGTAATAAATTCGCAAGAAAATAGCTTCTATCAGATACCAAAAGTCGATCTTTTAATGCGGATATTAACCAAGTCTTAA